The following coding sequences are from one Xiphophorus couchianus chromosome 22, X_couchianus-1.0, whole genome shotgun sequence window:
- the cdc42ep3 gene encoding cdc42 effector protein 3, with product MPAKAPIYLKPISSKKGKKCRLRDILSPDMISPPLGDFRHTIHIGKGGERDAFGDMSFLQGKYELLPGKKDVHAHYGNQSEYLRAHSTSDASLAETPSPVLKNAISLPTVGGSQALTLPLISSTVFPVPADPLEDFMSPSPPLKAKNPDELEMLQMDALLRSMDVFDSEPSSPFADLQSKPDVLLDLLEGANKSTLKAVAKANKLNKSEGRFEKPSPYFISDNSLRKANGSLNSNTSSDSYGSFDNKMDFQNNDVFNRNGYFNNDITVGFKQELSKCNKDRVDRDSGVEEGRISDFEFELSKEKSGSQDSLSQITGSLLSLELDLGPSILDDVLNIMDKPAAKSRP from the coding sequence ATGCCTGCCAAAGCTCCCATTTACCTGAAACCCATCAGCAgcaagaaggggaaaaaatgtcgGCTGAGAGACATTTTGTCTCCTGATATGATCAGCCCTCCACTTGGCGACTTCCGCCACACCATCCACATCGGGAAAGGTGGAGAACGAGACGCCTTTGGAGACATGTCCTTCCTCCAGGGGAAGTATGAGCTTCTGCCTGGAAAAAAGGACGTCCACGCTCACTATGGCAACCAAAGTGAGTATCTGCGAGCGCACAGCACAAGCGACGCCTCCCTCGCCGAAACTCCCTCACCGGTCCTCAAGAATGCAATCTCACTCCCAACAGTCGGGGGCAGCCAAGCGCTCACCCTCCCGCTGATCTCCTCCACCGTCTTCCCAGTTCCAGCAGATCCGCTGGAGGACTTTATGAGTCCGTCGCCGCCTCTGAAAGCCAAAAACCCCGATGAGCTAGAGATGCTCCAGATGGACGCCCTGCTGAGGTCCATGGACGTCTTCGACAGCGAGCCTTCGTCGCCGTTCGCCGACCTCCAGTCGAAACCTGACGTCCTTTTGGACCTGCTGGAAGGCGCAAACAAGTCAACCTTGAAGGCGGTTGCTAAGGCTAACAAGCTAAACAAGAGCGAGGGCAGATTTGAGAAGCCGTCGCCATATTTTATCAGCGACAATAGCTTGCGCAAAGCTAATGGTAGCTTAAACAGCAACACTAGCAGCGACAGCTACGGCAGCTTCGACAACAAGATGGACTTCCAGAACAACGACGTCTTCAATCGAAACGGATACTTTAACAATGACATTACTGTGGGATTCAAGCAGGAGCTGTCCAAGTGCAACAAGGACAGGGTGGACAGGGACAGTGGCGTGGAGGAGGGACGCATTAGCGATTTTGAGTTTGAGCTTTCCAAGGAGAAAAGCGGCTCGCAGGATTCCCTCAGCCAAATCACGGGGTCGCTCCTCTCCCTGGAGTTGGACCTGGGCCCGTCCATCCTGGACGACGTGCTCAACATCATGGATAAACCCGCAGCCAAGAGCCGGCCTTAA